AAAAGGTTGTGAAGCTAGTGGAACTAATAATAGCTAAGTTCGGTGGAACTTCAATAGGAAATGGCAAAAAAATAAGAAAAGCAGCTCAATCAGTTGTTAATGAATATATGAAAGGTAATAAGGTAGTTGTAGTAGTATCTGCAATTAACAAGACAACTGACGACCTTATAAAGATAGTTGATGATTCTGTTGAATCAAATGTTACTGATAAACAAATGGCTGAAATATTGTCTATGGGTGAGATGACTAGTGTTAGAGTTATGTCCTCTGTAATTGAATCTCTTGGAGTAAAATCAGAATATATTGATCCTTACTGTGATGAATGGCCACTTATCACTGATAATAATCTTCTTGAAGCTAAAATTGATTTTTCAGCTTCTGAATTAATGAGTAAAGAATTGATGAAAATTTTAGATCAAGGAATTATTCCTGTTGTTTGTGGATTTTTAGGTAAAGGTCCTCATGGAGAAATTACTACTCTTGGCAGGGGTGGAAGTGACATTACTGCTTTCCTTCTTGGACATTGTTTAAATGCTGATGAAGTAATTATCGTTACTGATGTTGATGGTGTGATGAGCACAGACCCCAATAAAATCCAAAAAGCAAAAAAATTGGATAAAATATCTGTAGAAGAAATGAGGGATTTAGCTACTCATGGAGCACAAGTTCTTCATCCTCATGCATTGAAATATAAAGATCCTGTAATTAGTGCAAAAATTATTAGTCACGAAAATGGAGATCTTTCAAGTAAAGGGACTTCAATTGTAGGGCCTTATGACGGAGAGATGATGAAAACTACTATGTTATATCCAGAACCAATATCTGTAGTAGCTATTGTTGGAGATGGAATGCTTAAAAGACCTGGTCTTCTTTCTAAATTAACCTCAATTTTAGCTGAAAGTAGTATTAATATATTTGGCATTTCAGCAGGTCAGAATTCTGTGACTATATTCGTAAATAAGAAAGATGCTGTCAATGCTTATCATTTATTACATGATTTGGTAATTGATTCTGAAGAACTTAGTTCACTTTCACTTGGCAAGGAAATAGCTATGCTGACGTTAGTTAGCCCGGATTTTATTGAAACTCCTGGGATAATATCAGATATTACTGATCCTCTTAGAAATAACCACATAAATATTGTAGAAATATCTTCTTCACAAACAGCTGTTGTTATTTTTGTTGAATGGGAAGATGGAGAAAAAGCATTTGAACTTGTTAAAAATGTTTTAGAATAATAATTTATAATATATTATATTAATTAATATAAGCAAAAATAACAGATAATAAGGATAATAACAGATAATAACATATAATATAAAAGATAATAAAGGAAAAATAATAACATATGATAAAAGATAATAAAAATAATAAAGGAAAATAGATAAAAAAATAATGGAGGAAAAATATGAACTTTGAAGGTACGGCTGTAGCTATGATTACACCATTTACAGAAGATAATGAAGTTGATGAAGAAGGGTATAGAGAAAATATTAACTTTTTAATTGAAAACGGTGTGGATGGTCTATTAGCTGCAGGAACAACTGGTGAATCAGCTACTATTACTATTCCTGAACAAAAAAAATTGATAGATATATTGGTTGAAGAAGTTGATGGTAGAGTAGCTACTATAGCTGGTGCAGGAAGTAACTCAACTGGGGATGCATTAGAATTGGTTCAATATGCTGAAAGGGCTGGAGCAGACATGGCTCTTGTAATAACTCCTTATTACAATAAACCACAACCACATGGACTTATTGAGCATTATAAAACTATGAATAATAATTCAGATATTCCTATTGTTGTTTATAATGTTCCTTCTCGTACTGGTACTGATATTGATGTTGAAACAATAGTTTCTGTAGCTGAACTTGATAATGTTGTAGCTATTAAAGAAGCTAATCCTGATTTAGATAAACTTTCTAAAACTCAAAAAACACTTCAAAAAGCTGGTTTAGATGATAAATTTTCAATCCTTTCTGGAAATGATGATCTAACACTTCCTATGATGTCACTTGGTGCAAAAGGTGTTATTAGTGTAGTAGCTAATGTTGATCCATTAAGAATGAGCCAGATGGTTAACAATTGCTTAGATGGTAGCTATGAAATAGCCATGGACTTACATTATGAACTTTATGATCTAATGAAAGTATTGTTTATTGAAAGCAATCCGGTTCCTACTAAAGAAGCTTTAAAAATGTTAAATCGTCCTTCTGGAGATATAAGATTGCCTCTTGCTCCTTTAAAAGATGAAAATAGGATAAAAGTTCAAAATGTCTTAAAAGACCTAGAACTAATCTGATTTTTATTATTATATTTTATTATTATATTTTAATTCTTATTTTCTATATTTTATTTTCTATATTTTATTTTTTATATTTTATTTTTAATTTTAATTCTTATCTTTTAATTTTATTTTTTCCTTTTTTCTCTTTTTTCATATATTTGTTATAGTATTTTATTTTTTATTCCTAATTTTTTAAAATTTTAGAAGAATATATATGAAAAAAATATAATTATTTCTTGAAACTTCGAGATTTTTCTTGAATATCGAAAGATTTTTATATTTTAAAAAAAAATATTATAATATGATAGAGGTGCCTCCAGAAATAAAGTTAAATAATAAACATATTTCTTATTTTAAAGATAAAAAAATATTTTCATTAGTTAAATACATTAACAACAACTATTATTACTGGAATAAAGTTAAATATAAATCTCCAAAAAGTTTGTCTCCTAAAAAACTTTGGAGTATTGTTAAATTAAGTCGATTTATTAACTATTCTATACTATCCTTTGGAAAATATAAATTTAATTACTTTATCACTGAGAACTTTTTAGAATTATTACATTACTTTGATATTAATCTTCGAGAAGATATTTCTCCTTCTGATTTCATTTCTCAAAATGATAAAAAGCATTATTTTATGAATTCTCTTATGGAAGAAGCTATTTCAAGTAGCAAAATTGAAGGAGCTACCACAACACATAAAATAGCTAAAGAAATGCTACTAAAAGAAACAAAACCAAAAGATTCATCAGAGCAAATGATAATTAATAATTATCATACAATTGAATATATTAGAGAAAATAAAGATCAAGATTTAAATTCTGAAAATCTTTTAAAGATTCATAAATTAATTACTAATAAAACTTTAGATAATGATCAAGAAGAAGGAACTTTCAGAACCAATAATGATATAAATATATTTAATAGGCATTCAAGAGAAGCTGTACATATACCTCCTGATTTTAAAGAAATACCAAATTTGATTGATGATTTATCTAATTTTTTTAATTCTGATGATAAATCTATTCACCCTATTATTAAAGGAATTATTATTCATTTTATGATTGCTTGGATACACCCATTTGTTGATGGAAATGGAAGAACGGCTCGTTCTCTTTTTTATTGGTATATGTTGAAAAATGGTTATGGATTTATTCAATATTTATCAATTTCAAAAATTATTGCTAAATCAAAATCTCAATATGAAAAAGCATATCTTTATACTGAAAATGATGATAATGACTTGAATTATTTTATTATATATAATTTAAAAACAATAAAAAAAGCTTTTAAATCATTTAAAAACTATGTGGGGATAAAAGAAGAGGAAAAAATATCAATTCTTCAAATGATTAATAAATTAGGAGTTAATGAAAGACAAGGATACTTAATTAAAAAAGTATATGAAAATCCAGATATTGTTTTCACTGTTAAAGAGATTGAAAAGAGATTTTCTGTTTCGAATTTCACAGCAAGAGCTGATTTAGCAGGACTTGTAAAAAAAGGTTTTATTGAGCCAATAGCTGTAAATAAAACTAAAAGAATTTATATAAAATCTAAAGATTTTGATAAGTTGGTTAATATTAATTAAATTTTAATAATGTTAATGAAACTTCGAGATTTTTCTTGAATCTCGAAAGATTTTTTTAGAAAAAATAAAAATATAAATCCGAGATTTTCCTTGAATCTCGAAAGATTTTTTTAGAAAAAATAAAAATATAAATTTTAACATAGAAGATCTATCGGATTTTTTAGATGAAATAAAAATATAAATTTTAACATAGAAGATCTATCGGATTTTTTAGATGAAATAAAAATATAAATTTTAACATAGAAGATTTATCGGATTTTTTAGATGAAATAAAAATATAAATTTTAACATAGAAGATTTATCGGATTTTTTAGATGAAATAAAAATATAAATTTTAACATAGAAGATCTATCGGATTTTTTAGATGAAATAAAAATATAAATTTTAACATAGAAGATCTATCGGATTTTTTAGATAAAATAAAAATATATAAAATAAATAATATTTATAAATATATTTAATAAAGTTATAATGATATTTGTTATATATTTTAAAAATTTTTTAATTAAAAAATTATAAATAATTATATAAGTAAATTAAATTATGTAGTTTATTAATTAAGAGATTTTAAAATATTATATTAATAAATTGAATATAGTATTTTATATAAAAAAATTATATAAAATAATTTATAAATAATTTTAAAATATTATAAAATTTATAATATTTATTATATAAATAAATCATATTATAATAATTTATTATTAAAATATTATATAAATAAAAATTAGGAGTTTTTAAATGTTAAAAGTTGCTGTAACTGGAGCTGCTGGAAGAATGGGCTCTGGAATTATTAAAAAAATTCTTGAACAAGAAGATATTGAAGTAGTAGCTGCTATTGAAATACCTAATTCTACTCTTGAAGGTAAGGATATTGGGGAAGTTATTGGTATTGGAAATATAGGTGTTACAACTAATGGTGCTGAAAACCTTGAAAAAGTTTTAAAAGAAACTAAACCAGATGTTTTAGTAGATTTTACTATAGCTAGCGCTGCATTTGAAACAATAAAAATAGCAACTTCAATCGGTGTTAATGTTATAGTTGGGACAACTGGTTTCACTGATGAACAATCTAGTGAAATAGCTAATATTGTTAAAGAAACTAATGTTAAAGCTGTTATTTCTTCAAATATGGCTATTGGTGTAAATGTTTTCTTTAAAGTATTACGTGATTTAGCTCCTATTTTAAATGACTTTGATATTGAAATTATTGAAGCTCATCATAATAAAAAGAAAGATGCTCCTTCTGGAACAGCAATGACTGCATTTGAGGTAATAGCTGAAACACTTAATAGACAAACCAATGAAATAGGTGTTTTTGGAAGAGAAGGAATTGTTGGTGAAAGAACTAAAGAAGAAATAGGGCTTCATGCTATTCGTGGTGGAGATATAGTTGGTGATCACACTGTGATGTTTGTTGGTGAGGGAGAACGTTTAGAAATAACTCATAGGGCCCATACAAGAGAAGTTTTCATTGCTGGAGTAATGAGAGCTTTAAGATTTATAATGAATGGTGAACCTGGCAAAGTCAATGATATGGCTGATGTTTTAGGTATTAAATAAAAAATTTTGGTGATAAAATGGTAAATGTAGGAGTACTTGGTGCAACTGGGATGGTAGGACAGAGATTTATTCAGTTATTGGATAAACACCCTGATTTTGATTTAACAGCGTTAGCTGCTTCTTCACGCTCTGCTGGTAAAAGATATGAAGATGCTACAACATGGTATCTCGATGATGCTATGCCTGAGTCTGTAAAGGATATTGTTGTTAGTGAAACTGATCCTTCTGCAATTGATAATGATGTGGATATATTATTTTCTTCACTTCCAACTGAGTTTGCAGCAAAAGTAGAACCAAAATTAGCTGAAAATTTTATTGTTGCTTCTAATGCAAGTGCTATGAGGATGGAAAAAGATGTTCCTCTTGTTATTCCTGAAGTCAATCCTGAATTTCTTGATATCATAGAAACTCAACAAAAAAATAGAGGATGGGATGGATTTATTGTAACTAATCCTAATTGTAGTACTATAGCTCTTACTTTAACTTTAAAACCAATTTATGACAATTATGATATAAATAGAGTTTATGTTTCCACAATGCAAGCTGTTTCTGGAGCTGGATATGATGGTGTTCCATCTATGGCTATTGTAGATAATTTAGTTCCATATATTGGTGGTGAAGAAGAAAAAATGGAAAGTGAAACTCTTCACTTACTTGGAACTCTTGATGGATTAGATGTTACTCCAGCTAACTTTGGATTAACTGCTTCTTGTCATAGGGTAGCTATTGTTGATGGCCATACTGAAGCTGTTTTCATTGAATTAGATCAAGATATATCTCTTGATGACATTAAAAATGATATGGCAAACTTCAAATCAATTCCTCAAGACCTTGATTTATATTCTGCTCCGAAAAACCCTGTAATTATTAAAGAGGAAGATGATAGGCCTCAACCAAGAATGGATAGGAATGCTGATGGTGGAATGGCAGTAACAGTAGGTAGACTTAGAAAAGATCCTGTATTTAATAATAGTTTTAAATATGTTCTAGTTGGTCATAATACTGTTAGAGGAGCTGCTGGAGCTTCAATTCTTAATGCAGAATTAATTAATAAAACCATTTTATAGTTTTAGAGATTAAGTTTTAAATATTAAGTTTAGAGATTATAATGGAATCTATTTATTAATTTACACTTGTGTATTAATTTATATTTCATTTTTTATTTTATTTTAATTAATTTTAATTAATTTTAATTTATTTTTATTATAATATTATTCTTATTTTTTATAATTTTATTTTCATTTTTTATAATTTCATTT
The Methanobrevibacter sp. TMH8 DNA segment above includes these coding regions:
- a CDS encoding aspartate kinase, which translates into the protein MELIIAKFGGTSIGNGKKIRKAAQSVVNEYMKGNKVVVVVSAINKTTDDLIKIVDDSVESNVTDKQMAEILSMGEMTSVRVMSSVIESLGVKSEYIDPYCDEWPLITDNNLLEAKIDFSASELMSKELMKILDQGIIPVVCGFLGKGPHGEITTLGRGGSDITAFLLGHCLNADEVIIVTDVDGVMSTDPNKIQKAKKLDKISVEEMRDLATHGAQVLHPHALKYKDPVISAKIISHENGDLSSKGTSIVGPYDGEMMKTTMLYPEPISVVAIVGDGMLKRPGLLSKLTSILAESSINIFGISAGQNSVTIFVNKKDAVNAYHLLHDLVIDSEELSSLSLGKEIAMLTLVSPDFIETPGIISDITDPLRNNHINIVEISSSQTAVVIFVEWEDGEKAFELVKNVLE
- the dapA gene encoding 4-hydroxy-tetrahydrodipicolinate synthase, encoding MNFEGTAVAMITPFTEDNEVDEEGYRENINFLIENGVDGLLAAGTTGESATITIPEQKKLIDILVEEVDGRVATIAGAGSNSTGDALELVQYAERAGADMALVITPYYNKPQPHGLIEHYKTMNNNSDIPIVVYNVPSRTGTDIDVETIVSVAELDNVVAIKEANPDLDKLSKTQKTLQKAGLDDKFSILSGNDDLTLPMMSLGAKGVISVVANVDPLRMSQMVNNCLDGSYEIAMDLHYELYDLMKVLFIESNPVPTKEALKMLNRPSGDIRLPLAPLKDENRIKVQNVLKDLELI
- a CDS encoding Fic family protein, with amino-acid sequence MPPEIKLNNKHISYFKDKKIFSLVKYINNNYYYWNKVKYKSPKSLSPKKLWSIVKLSRFINYSILSFGKYKFNYFITENFLELLHYFDINLREDISPSDFISQNDKKHYFMNSLMEEAISSSKIEGATTTHKIAKEMLLKETKPKDSSEQMIINNYHTIEYIRENKDQDLNSENLLKIHKLITNKTLDNDQEEGTFRTNNDINIFNRHSREAVHIPPDFKEIPNLIDDLSNFFNSDDKSIHPIIKGIIIHFMIAWIHPFVDGNGRTARSLFYWYMLKNGYGFIQYLSISKIIAKSKSQYEKAYLYTENDDNDLNYFIIYNLKTIKKAFKSFKNYVGIKEEEKISILQMINKLGVNERQGYLIKKVYENPDIVFTVKEIEKRFSVSNFTARADLAGLVKKGFIEPIAVNKTKRIYIKSKDFDKLVNIN
- the dapB gene encoding 4-hydroxy-tetrahydrodipicolinate reductase: MLKVAVTGAAGRMGSGIIKKILEQEDIEVVAAIEIPNSTLEGKDIGEVIGIGNIGVTTNGAENLEKVLKETKPDVLVDFTIASAAFETIKIATSIGVNVIVGTTGFTDEQSSEIANIVKETNVKAVISSNMAIGVNVFFKVLRDLAPILNDFDIEIIEAHHNKKKDAPSGTAMTAFEVIAETLNRQTNEIGVFGREGIVGERTKEEIGLHAIRGGDIVGDHTVMFVGEGERLEITHRAHTREVFIAGVMRALRFIMNGEPGKVNDMADVLGIK
- the asd gene encoding aspartate-semialdehyde dehydrogenase produces the protein MVNVGVLGATGMVGQRFIQLLDKHPDFDLTALAASSRSAGKRYEDATTWYLDDAMPESVKDIVVSETDPSAIDNDVDILFSSLPTEFAAKVEPKLAENFIVASNASAMRMEKDVPLVIPEVNPEFLDIIETQQKNRGWDGFIVTNPNCSTIALTLTLKPIYDNYDINRVYVSTMQAVSGAGYDGVPSMAIVDNLVPYIGGEEEKMESETLHLLGTLDGLDVTPANFGLTASCHRVAIVDGHTEAVFIELDQDISLDDIKNDMANFKSIPQDLDLYSAPKNPVIIKEEDDRPQPRMDRNADGGMAVTVGRLRKDPVFNNSFKYVLVGHNTVRGAAGASILNAELINKTIL